The following are from one region of the Stanieria cyanosphaera PCC 7437 genome:
- a CDS encoding 3'-5' exonuclease: MSLQVDRLCQELEQMSLNDAQTRFERIYPYLKRKEGNFRLIARIYSLETERVLAWLTVFSRGSRDYHFFLRERENYGDGSLEGGVEQSIRQWLKVEKAKAKPIITTSPHLPENLLTWFKPPRWDLDTDSSVIYESEIWLDQLSQTEIFAHSSIYYQIIEKIVENFATIGESTQWQHLKLYGQEDKYVLFSPLTFVDYLSQQIIFLIAPFNHHPFDRELAEIVDSLSIRGNGRNWLQNTNNLSLETLTNLAKRTYPSYLLAVPEMWLAIQQGNGVNLALSAEEKAILHSVSTTKTLPLFLNGRAGSGKSTMLFYLFAEYCDRHIKECYKSKQNLYKKPHPLFLTYNRGVAELARSKVFSLLESNYRFLADRNEFKPIPSITPFFKTFRSFLLNLLPTETKIFFREDNYISFHRFRQLCRRSWRNYSPEKCWLAIRTFIKGYYLDERDQYFTDEDYQEIPKKEKSLSVEEFQQIYRHVWRWYQNYTKENQLWDDQDLIRQVLHLKCYRPEYTAIFCDEAQDFTRLELKLIMGISVFSRYDLEQEQFIDSFPFAFAGDPLQTLNPTGFRWESLQAAFYNEILSILTPTKKLPLDKHFTELKCNYRSVASIVGLSNLIQLWRKFLFNYSEIKPQQARKFSQFVPQKFIIGQNISSTAIQTLLKDTLILIPWDEGGEKDFVLQDEILGKFLTEENQAEIPWNILSTTAAKGLEFKQVILYKFGECCPRGLLQLKTEPKEEEKYFLNKLYVAISRATERLFIIDSPRGEEKLWQYASDRNFLEEFLNLIEHSETKIDWQQQIQLVEIGINPQIIASDDLESLAQTFKQDGLNTENPESLKRAYQAYQQLGNQHQAIFCLAWFLKFTSSFVKAGKHFLTLKDVSEACDCFWRGMAWQELLNLLSSQENQAQSFSQYQSLIPLIKFLAENNLSVQTNSEIIKLETLLNFTEFLARELQQSKLPEYLYTTQGQIALKKYPKIIHKLLEQNYPLSLLQWQQIGLVLASYGEFTNREIEKNAAECFYHGKNYALALKFWEKVVNEPEKSCETKYYFAKARVTGLPDGIEYLAKAQAHQTIIYLWVKSGKPQAELWLKYLAPALEALQYWNQALIVYCWLDNIKKVQTCWQLISKDTKSISLFKKLLKYYISHQYWQEAIATMSSDLNPEIAQTPLKYYFIYLLSKSQLTPNQLNQNQKNLYLDFIQQNIINNSDWQKYLLSEQIKTTLTKIGYLHSN, encoded by the coding sequence TTGTCATTACAAGTTGACCGTCTTTGTCAAGAATTGGAACAAATGAGCCTCAATGACGCACAAACTAGATTTGAGCGCATTTATCCCTATCTCAAACGCAAAGAAGGTAATTTTCGCTTGATTGCACGGATTTATTCTTTAGAAACTGAAAGAGTACTAGCATGGTTGACAGTATTTTCAAGAGGTTCTAGAGATTATCACTTTTTCTTACGAGAAAGAGAAAATTATGGCGATGGTTCTTTAGAAGGGGGAGTAGAACAATCAATTAGACAATGGCTGAAAGTAGAAAAGGCAAAAGCAAAACCAATTATCACTACCTCTCCTCATCTGCCTGAAAATTTATTAACTTGGTTTAAACCACCTCGTTGGGATTTGGATACCGATAGCAGTGTTATTTACGAAAGTGAAATTTGGCTTGATCAATTGAGTCAAACAGAAATCTTTGCTCACAGTTCTATTTATTATCAAATCATTGAAAAAATTGTTGAGAATTTTGCGACAATTGGCGAATCAACTCAATGGCAACATCTCAAACTTTATGGTCAAGAAGATAAATATGTTTTATTTAGTCCTTTAACCTTTGTTGATTACCTTTCCCAACAAATTATTTTTTTAATTGCACCTTTTAATCATCATCCTTTTGATCGAGAATTAGCTGAGATTGTTGATTCTTTGAGTATTAGAGGTAATGGGAGAAATTGGTTGCAAAATACGAACAATCTTTCTCTAGAAACTTTAACTAATCTTGCTAAACGTACTTATCCTAGTTATCTGCTAGCTGTGCCAGAAATGTGGTTAGCTATTCAACAAGGTAATGGAGTTAACTTAGCTCTTTCTGCAGAAGAAAAAGCCATTCTTCATTCAGTTTCCACTACCAAAACTTTACCTCTATTTTTAAATGGTAGAGCGGGAAGTGGTAAATCAACCATGCTATTTTACCTATTTGCTGAATACTGCGATCGCCATATTAAAGAATGTTATAAAAGCAAACAAAACCTTTATAAAAAACCTCACCCTTTATTTCTTACTTATAATCGTGGAGTTGCCGAATTAGCTAGAAGTAAAGTTTTTTCTTTATTAGAGTCTAATTATCGTTTTTTAGCAGACCGAAACGAGTTCAAACCAATTCCCAGTATTACTCCTTTTTTTAAAACTTTTCGTTCTTTTTTACTTAATTTATTACCAACCGAAACTAAAATTTTCTTTCGAGAAGATAATTATATTTCTTTTCATCGTTTTCGTCAGTTGTGTCGTCGGAGTTGGCGTAATTATTCTCCAGAAAAATGCTGGTTAGCTATTCGTACTTTTATCAAAGGTTATTACTTAGACGAACGCGATCAATATTTTACTGATGAAGATTATCAAGAAATTCCTAAAAAAGAAAAAAGTCTTTCTGTCGAAGAATTTCAACAAATTTATCGTCATGTTTGGCGATGGTATCAAAACTATACTAAAGAAAATCAACTTTGGGACGATCAAGATTTAATTCGTCAAGTGTTACACCTCAAATGTTATCGTCCTGAATATACAGCTATTTTTTGTGATGAAGCTCAAGATTTTACTCGATTAGAATTAAAATTAATCATGGGCATCTCAGTTTTTTCTCGCTACGATCTAGAACAAGAACAGTTTATTGATAGTTTTCCTTTTGCTTTTGCTGGAGATCCGCTTCAAACTCTTAATCCTACTGGTTTTCGTTGGGAAAGTTTACAAGCAGCTTTTTATAATGAAATTCTCTCTATTTTAACGCCTACTAAAAAACTTCCTCTTGATAAACATTTTACTGAATTGAAATGTAATTATCGTTCTGTAGCTTCAATTGTTGGTTTAAGTAATTTAATTCAATTATGGCGAAAATTTTTATTTAATTATAGTGAAATCAAACCTCAACAAGCGAGAAAATTTAGTCAGTTTGTTCCGCAGAAATTTATTATTGGTCAAAATATTTCAAGCACAGCTATTCAAACTTTATTAAAAGATACTTTGATTCTGATTCCTTGGGATGAAGGTGGAGAAAAAGATTTTGTTTTACAAGATGAAATTTTAGGCAAATTTTTAACAGAAGAAAATCAAGCAGAAATTCCTTGGAATATTTTAAGTACTACTGCTGCTAAAGGATTAGAATTTAAACAAGTTATTCTCTACAAATTTGGTGAATGTTGCCCAAGAGGACTTTTACAACTTAAAACTGAACCAAAAGAAGAGGAAAAGTATTTTTTAAATAAACTATATGTTGCTATTTCACGTGCTACCGAACGTTTATTTATTATTGATTCTCCTAGAGGTGAAGAAAAACTTTGGCAATATGCAAGCGATCGCAATTTTTTAGAAGAATTTTTAAACTTAATTGAGCATTCAGAAACAAAAATTGATTGGCAACAACAAATTCAATTAGTTGAGATAGGAATTAATCCACAAATTATTGCCTCAGATGATTTAGAATCTCTAGCTCAAACTTTTAAACAAGATGGTTTGAATACTGAAAATCCTGAGTCTTTAAAACGCGCTTATCAAGCTTATCAACAACTTGGTAATCAACATCAAGCTATCTTTTGTTTGGCATGGTTTCTAAAATTTACCAGCAGCTTTGTTAAAGCAGGAAAACATTTTTTGACTTTAAAAGATGTATCGGAAGCTTGTGATTGCTTTTGGCGAGGAATGGCTTGGCAAGAGTTATTAAATTTATTATCATCTCAAGAGAATCAAGCTCAAAGTTTTTCTCAATATCAAAGTTTAATTCCTTTAATTAAGTTTTTAGCTGAGAATAATCTTTCAGTTCAAACTAATTCTGAAATAATTAAATTAGAAACGCTTTTAAATTTTACTGAGTTTTTAGCAAGAGAATTACAACAATCTAAACTTCCTGAGTATTTGTATACAACTCAAGGACAGATTGCTTTAAAGAAATACCCAAAAATTATTCATAAATTACTTGAACAAAACTATCCTCTTTCTTTATTACAATGGCAACAAATAGGATTAGTCTTAGCTAGTTACGGGGAATTTACTAATCGAGAAATCGAGAAAAATGCAGCCGAATGTTTTTATCACGGAAAAAATTATGCTCTAGCTCTAAAATTTTGGGAAAAAGTTGTTAATGAGCCAGAAAAATCTTGTGAAACTAAATATTATTTCGCTAAAGCTAGAGTTACTGGACTTCCTGATGGAATTGAATATTTAGCCAAAGCTCAGGCACATCAAACAATTATTTATTTATGGGTTAAATCTGGAAAACCTCAAGCAGAATTATGGTTAAAATATCTTGCTCCTGCTTTAGAAGCTCTTCAATATTGGAATCAAGCATTAATAGTTTATTGTTGGCTAGATAATATTAAAAAAGTTCAAACTTGTTGGCAATTAATTAGTAAAGATACTAAATCTATAAGCTTATTTAAAAAGTTACTTAAATATTATATTTCTCATCAATATTGGCAAGAAGCGATCGCAACTAT
- the ccmS gene encoding beta-carboxysome assembly chaperone CcmS has protein sequence MIRFGNNPENIAEDIWRGQLDAFVQTNQQKLAALAWGLQQEWNNSDQTLGIDLKPTPHFVACSRSAIEQLNQNTNGHLQEILGLIDGYKPEEEVLIIVIGDGQIKLIHFQPQPSPPVCFANSSENLDTLIEDLSATLAQKISLT, from the coding sequence ATGATTAGATTTGGTAATAATCCAGAAAATATAGCCGAAGATATATGGAGAGGGCAATTAGATGCCTTTGTGCAAACTAACCAACAAAAACTAGCTGCTTTAGCTTGGGGATTACAGCAAGAATGGAACAATTCGGATCAAACTTTAGGTATTGATCTTAAACCCACTCCTCATTTTGTTGCTTGTTCTAGATCAGCAATTGAACAACTAAATCAAAATACGAATGGACATCTTCAAGAAATTTTAGGATTAATTGATGGTTACAAACCAGAAGAAGAAGTTTTAATTATTGTTATCGGTGATGGACAAATCAAATTAATTCATTTTCAACCTCAACCATCTCCACCTGTTTGCTTTGCTAATTCATCAGAAAATCTTGATACTTTAATTGAAGATTTGTCAGCAACTTTAGCGCAAAAAATATCTTTAACTTAA
- a CDS encoding diguanylate cyclase domain-containing protein codes for MYQNHLQKSEINSGLISKLKTIDDAVIILDQYENCLFFNKAAEKLFKKASNKLLDSAFYDDLTGLPNYNLLFKYIRQAINLAQEKKEYVFAVLFIDINRFKAINSSLGRKLGDELLIAISQKLKNCLREEDIIARLGGDEFVILLEDLHNFNYVIDIAERIYQELLTPFKLNGYEIFVDTSIGIALSTEDYTEPEELLRDAELAVTHVKKNPHSYYQIFNRTMHIHAISLLQLKNDLRLALARQEFELHYQPIVSLTTKRINGFEALVRWRHPVRGLISPQEFIPLAEEMGLIIFLGLWVLKEACLQMRAWQLKFPELANWKMSVNISGKQLAHDNFVGQVKRILQETEITPNNLKLEITESCLIEDPQSTITILQELKTLGVEFSLDDFGTGYSSLSYLHMFPFTTLKIDRSFVNSMEASSEKLGIIRAIVTLASNLGMDVISEGIETINQLAQLKVLKCQYGQGYFFSKPLDSKAIETLITTELATGNCDESDSCNNSLEEQIAKEQMHLQIEFLRQELEELRQEKADLEIMLETATEHADLVELQLHKEICDRKKAETALHQANQELERLTVLDSLTQVANRRRFDEYLLQQWQTLRKDHSPLSLILCDVDYFKLYNDTYGHPIGDHCLQQVALAIEAAMEDDHNLVARYGGEEFAIILPNINADKALEIADKIRAKVKNLKIAHHKSAVCEYVTMSLGVFTMTPTPEGSPELLIAFADKALYEAKVQGRDRAIFAMS; via the coding sequence ATGTATCAAAATCACTTACAAAAGTCTGAAATCAATTCAGGGTTAATTTCTAAACTAAAAACTATTGATGATGCCGTAATTATTTTAGATCAATATGAAAACTGTTTATTTTTTAACAAAGCAGCCGAAAAATTATTTAAAAAAGCATCAAACAAACTACTAGATAGTGCTTTTTATGATGATTTAACAGGATTACCAAACTATAATTTATTATTTAAATATATTCGACAAGCAATTAATTTAGCCCAAGAAAAAAAAGAATATGTATTTGCCGTTTTATTTATAGATATAAATCGTTTTAAAGCAATTAACAGCAGTTTAGGTAGAAAATTAGGAGATGAACTATTAATCGCCATCTCTCAAAAATTGAAAAATTGTTTACGAGAAGAAGATATAATTGCTCGTTTAGGTGGTGATGAATTTGTCATTTTATTAGAAGATCTTCATAACTTTAATTATGTGATTGATATTGCCGAAAGAATCTATCAAGAACTCTTGACACCTTTTAAATTGAATGGTTATGAAATATTTGTTGATACTAGCATTGGTATTGCATTAAGTACCGAAGATTATACAGAGCCAGAAGAACTCCTCAGAGATGCGGAATTAGCTGTAACTCATGTGAAGAAAAATCCTCATAGTTATTATCAAATATTTAATCGAACGATGCATATTCATGCCATCAGTTTACTGCAATTAAAAAATGATTTGCGATTAGCGCTCGCTCGTCAAGAATTTGAACTACATTATCAACCAATTGTTTCTTTAACTACTAAACGAATTAATGGTTTTGAAGCTTTGGTACGTTGGCGACATCCAGTCCGAGGGTTAATTTCTCCGCAAGAATTTATTCCTTTAGCCGAAGAAATGGGATTAATTATCTTTTTAGGTTTATGGGTACTCAAAGAAGCTTGTCTACAAATGCGTGCCTGGCAGTTAAAGTTTCCCGAACTTGCTAATTGGAAAATGAGTGTTAATATCTCAGGAAAACAGTTGGCACACGATAATTTTGTTGGACAGGTAAAAAGAATATTACAAGAGACAGAAATTACTCCTAATAATTTAAAGCTAGAAATTACAGAGAGTTGTTTAATTGAAGATCCTCAATCTACTATTACCATACTTCAAGAACTGAAAACGTTAGGAGTTGAGTTTTCTTTGGATGACTTTGGGACTGGTTACTCTTCCTTAAGTTATTTACATATGTTTCCTTTTACTACCTTAAAAATTGACCGCTCGTTTGTTAATTCTATGGAAGCAAGTAGTGAAAAACTAGGAATTATTCGAGCAATTGTTACTTTAGCTAGTAATTTAGGAATGGATGTAATTTCAGAGGGAATCGAAACGATTAATCAACTAGCTCAACTTAAAGTTCTCAAATGTCAATATGGTCAAGGATACTTTTTTTCTAAACCTTTAGATAGCAAAGCTATTGAAACTTTAATTACTACTGAATTAGCTACAGGAAATTGTGATGAATCCGACAGTTGCAATAATAGTTTGGAAGAACAAATTGCTAAAGAGCAAATGCATTTGCAAATAGAATTTTTGCGACAAGAACTAGAAGAATTAAGACAAGAAAAAGCTGATTTAGAAATTATGCTGGAAACAGCTACTGAACACGCAGATTTAGTTGAACTACAGCTACACAAAGAAATTTGCGATCGCAAAAAAGCCGAAACTGCTCTTCATCAAGCTAATCAAGAATTAGAAAGGCTAACAGTTTTGGATAGTTTAACTCAAGTAGCTAATCGTCGTCGTTTTGATGAATATTTATTACAGCAATGGCAAACTCTGAGAAAAGACCATTCTCCTTTATCTTTGATTTTGTGTGATGTCGATTATTTCAAACTTTATAACGATACTTACGGTCATCCGATTGGTGATCATTGTTTACAGCAGGTAGCTTTGGCAATCGAAGCTGCAATGGAAGATGATCATAATTTGGTTGCTCGTTACGGTGGAGAAGAATTTGCCATTATTCTACCTAATATTAATGCAGACAAAGCACTGGAAATTGCTGATAAAATTCGTGCTAAAGTCAAAAATCTCAAAATTGCTCACCATAAATCAGCAGTCTGTGAATATGTAACAATGAGCTTGGGCGTTTTTACGATGACTCCTACTCCGGAAGGTTCACCAGAATTGTTAATTGCTTTTGCTGACAAAGCATTATACGAAGCTAAAGTACAAGGCCGCGATCGCGCTATATTTGCGATGAGCTAA
- a CDS encoding serine hydrolase gives MTFYHQDEQLNQLGNQILNLIWQEFPKFNQTKIALTWIVYDPPIIVNTGGALSPEEFWQYPLRGFSYRGKERIYPASLVKLFYLVAIEEWLNNGMIASSPETERAIQDMIVLSSNDATSLIVDLLTGTTSGPELSAGPFATWKHQRNIVNRYFQSLGWRELENINVNQKTWTDGAYGRERAFLGELRENRNMLTSDAIARLLHSIVGGVAVSSQRSQKMMSLLKRSLNPDEFVISDGENQITGFLGESLPNHAQLWSKAGWTSQVRHDAAYIEIPEFQPYLLIVLSESQNKAILPFISHAVVEAMKQISV, from the coding sequence ATGACTTTTTATCATCAGGATGAGCAGTTAAATCAACTAGGTAATCAGATTCTCAATTTGATTTGGCAAGAGTTTCCCAAATTCAATCAAACTAAGATTGCCTTAACTTGGATTGTTTACGATCCGCCAATAATTGTAAATACTGGTGGTGCTTTATCTCCTGAAGAATTTTGGCAATATCCCCTGCGTGGGTTTAGCTATCGTGGTAAAGAAAGAATTTATCCTGCTAGTTTGGTCAAATTATTTTATTTGGTAGCAATTGAAGAATGGCTCAATAATGGCATGATTGCTAGTTCACCAGAGACGGAAAGAGCAATTCAGGATATGATTGTTCTTTCTAGTAATGATGCTACCAGTTTAATTGTAGATTTATTAACTGGGACAACTAGTGGTCCAGAATTATCCGCCGGACCGTTTGCGACTTGGAAACATCAACGTAACATTGTCAATCGCTATTTTCAGTCTCTTGGTTGGCGAGAATTAGAAAATATTAATGTTAATCAAAAAACTTGGACTGATGGTGCTTATGGTCGAGAAAGAGCGTTTTTAGGAGAATTAAGAGAAAATCGCAATATGTTAACGAGTGACGCGATCGCCAGATTGCTGCATAGTATTGTTGGTGGGGTAGCAGTTTCTAGTCAGCGATCGCAAAAAATGATGTCTCTGCTTAAACGTAGTCTCAATCCAGATGAATTTGTGATTAGTGATGGAGAAAACCAAATAACTGGCTTTTTGGGCGAAAGCTTACCAAATCATGCTCAATTATGGTCAAAAGCAGGTTGGACTAGTCAAGTTCGTCACGATGCTGCTTATATTGAAATTCCTGAATTCCAACCTTATTTACTGATTGTGTTGAGCGAAAGCCAAAACAAAGCGATTTTACCGTTTATCTCTCATGCCGTAGTTGAAGCAATGAAACAAATATCAGTTTAG
- a CDS encoding aldo/keto reductase, which produces MKLPANSRLQFTTGLNICRVLNGMWQMSGYHGRINPPQAIQSMFQYYDAGYTTWDLADHYGPAEDFIGEFRRQLKNSRGQEALSNLQAFTKWVPKPIPMTKQLVADNINISLKRMDVESLDLLQFHWWEYRDDSYLDALQYLAQLQQEGKIKHLALTNFDTKHLKIITEAGIKIVSNQVQFSVVDRRPQLAMIEFCQQHNIQLLAYGTLCGGLISEKYLGPREPQIFQLNTASLKKYKNIINAWGSWNLFQELLTNLKKIADKHQVSLANVAVRYILEQPTVAGTIVGARLSISEHLEDNARVFDFNLDQDDYQKIDAVSQKSRNLYQLIGDCGDEYRR; this is translated from the coding sequence ATGAAGCTGCCTGCTAATAGTCGTTTACAATTCACCACTGGTCTCAACATTTGTCGTGTTTTAAATGGAATGTGGCAAATGTCTGGCTATCACGGACGAATCAATCCCCCCCAAGCAATACAAAGTATGTTTCAGTATTACGATGCTGGTTATACTACATGGGATCTAGCTGATCATTATGGGCCAGCAGAAGATTTTATTGGTGAATTTCGTCGTCAATTAAAAAATTCTCGCGGACAAGAAGCCTTATCAAATCTCCAGGCTTTTACCAAATGGGTACCTAAACCAATTCCCATGACTAAACAGTTGGTAGCAGATAATATTAATATTTCTCTCAAAAGAATGGATGTTGAGAGTTTGGACTTGCTACAGTTTCATTGGTGGGAATATCGCGATGATAGTTATTTGGATGCGCTGCAATATTTAGCCCAATTACAACAAGAAGGCAAAATTAAACATCTAGCTTTAACTAATTTTGATACCAAACATTTAAAAATCATTACTGAAGCTGGAATAAAAATAGTTTCTAATCAAGTTCAGTTTTCAGTCGTAGATCGTCGTCCCCAACTGGCAATGATTGAATTTTGTCAGCAACATAATATTCAACTACTTGCTTATGGAACTTTATGCGGAGGTTTGATCAGCGAAAAATATCTAGGCCCAAGAGAACCGCAAATTTTTCAACTTAATACGGCGAGTCTGAAAAAGTATAAAAATATTATCAATGCGTGGGGAAGTTGGAATTTATTTCAAGAATTATTAACTAATCTCAAAAAAATTGCCGATAAACATCAAGTTAGTCTTGCTAATGTCGCTGTACGTTATATTTTAGAACAACCTACTGTAGCAGGAACTATTGTTGGGGCAAGACTGAGTATTTCTGAACATCTAGAAGATAACGCTAGAGTATTTGATTTCAATCTTGATCAAGATGATTATCAAAAAATCGATGCAGTTTCCCAGAAATCTAGAAATTTATATCAATTAATTGGTGATTGTGGTGATGAATATCGCAGATGA